The following nucleotide sequence is from Zingiber officinale cultivar Zhangliang chromosome 10A, Zo_v1.1, whole genome shotgun sequence.
ATGCTTCATCTTTTACCACTGAGGCCACCATTCGCAACCACTTGAGGGTCGATTGAAAGGAAGAAATTACTTTCCATCCGAGCAAGGATCCTTTGGTTCACATTTAATAGACCAAGGACCTAATCCACTACAGTAATAGATGGAGTTCAATAGACCTCCACCTGTTAAACAGGTAGGAGGTAGGAGTCATTGAATCCACTAATCACTGCTCTTGGTCCAGGAGCATACCAAAGCATACGGGACCAAAGGATCCAATCCGTTTCCATCCTATTTGGatggaaaaaaatattaaaaaataatccaTAAATGAATTGTAAATATGTCTAGCcattaaataaattgaaaaagaaaataattcgccctttttataaaataaataagaaaagaaattcaTTGTAAAAATctttgtaaaatttttatttttgtcctCAGGACCTTAAAAGAAAATTCACAATGAAacgaatattttaaataatttgtttataaaTTTCTAAGTGCCAGAATTATTAACAACCAAAAAATGCATGCATAAATTCATCAGAAATATTTGCTAGAATTACACAACTGATccggtccggaagctgagtcagatggaCCGTCGAATGAGGTGGCGAGAATTTTAACTGaatcgcgacgtcccggaggagggtgtgctgagatggctcccgtgttgaccaagtcttcgaaagtcctctggtcaacgctacctgtagccagcgaccgggttgacccggcccccgatacctcgatgctcgaggcagatccaacgaatatatgagtataagactaagccataaaataataaaatgcagAGAGAATATGGACGAGGAACGTACACTGGCcaaggggggcgccctcggatgggacgcggctcgagttatcgcgacccggaagagtatctgactctgatcaggctgtagagctggatctgacgacgcgaAGCAGGACGTGACACGGGGCCGGAAGACAAGTTGCAGGTCGGGGTAAGGCACCGGCACGCAGCCCGGGAGATAttagcggcacgcaggccgggacactaggtcggcacgcaggccgggacctGAGGTCAGCACGTAAGCCGAGACACTAggtcggcacgtaggccgggaaaCTAAATCGACACGCAACCCGGGACACTAgttcggcacgtaggccgggaaactagatcggcacgcaggccgggacatgaggtcggcacgcaggccgagacactaggtcggcacgtaggccgaaaactagatcggcacgcaggccggaacaCTAGGTTGGCACATAGGCTGGGAAaatagatcggcacgcaggccggggcACGACACACAGGTAGGATAAGCGCGTAGGACGGAATACAATACACAAGCCAGATCGGCACAAAAGCCAAAACACGATAAAACGGCACGAAGGCCGGGAACAACCACGGCTCACAAGCTGGAGATAATCTAAATCAAAGGGTCATAGCGGAATGTTGGATCGTTGTCAGACGGGTATGATCAGATGGATCGAAGAGGTATGCGCTAACGAAGAAGGTCCGGAGGACATCGCCATCCCCCGGAGACGGTGACGCCTGGCTGTGGACTTCGTTGACAGCCTGGGGCGACCTCAACCAGCTGTGAGCGGCGTCAACTGCTGAAGACAATGCTGGCCGGCAGTGATATGAGGAGGTAGAAGGCGTACGGACTGCCGGCGAGTGTGAGAGATAGAGAGGGAGGCGACACTGAATAGGGAAGGGGTGGCGACGGCTGCTGTCATCGCCGGCGGTACGCTCGAAGGGGAGATGAGATGGCggcagaggaggagagggaggttGTCGGTCCGGCAGCGGCGTCGTGAGGAGGACATATGACTAGCGTCCGTGTTAGTCGcgggagagaggaggaggaggagaggaggcgATGAGGCCGATGTCGCTCGAGAGTGGCGGCGAGAGAGGGAAGAAGAGTGGGAAGCCGGCGACGTCGGCTGGAGCAGCAGCGTCCCGGGGAAGAAAAGGAGGGAAGCGGTAGTGTCGACTCCGGCGAAGGGCGAGAGGAGGAGAAGTCGGCGGTGGTCGCAACAAGGaggagtgttggagcaatcccaatggttcgtgggaccatgtgttttggtgtttgggcaaagggtttaagttaggtttacccttgttatttgatatgtgtacttgagttgtgcaggactgcaggtgacacatgtgactcaggttgacggcttcgggtccggtgaaggatggagcatccgagggaccatggacaaggcagcaaggacaatggccgagggaagcgacttcgaggcatacgcgaaggatggcattggagacaagccgcgggcttggatgcatccgagggacgagagccaaaggaagtaggcttgaaggcaagaggtcaaggttgcaaagaagagtcaaatgagttgtgagggtacaagtgcatgagagattgtactcggagtaaaatcctagttttagggttttactgtagcggcactgtagcggttactgtagcgcactgtagcagttactgtagcgtactgtagcagtcgactggtgtatggaccagtcgactgatgcactgtagcagatagccgttgggctagcatcagtcgactggtgcaaggaccagtcgactggtaacgggcaaatcaggttttgatttgttccaagctctataagaaggagcttggtatggccagccaaggtgatgaaattagacttggttaaagcctaattagtagtcaccaaagtgctcaaggttcccttgtgtccaagtgttgttggtgagtgttgtggtgaggtttctccacccacaaggaggttgagctagccggagtttgccggggactaatccaccgacggattgagggatcgtccaccttacggacacgccgtggagtaggagcaagttatctccgaaccacgtaaacgagcgtgttagcggtttgcatttccattcttgtatttaatgtttagctttctatttgtgtttgtttgtattccgctgcactaacatcataggaagcaacgatttgggggtgccgtctatctaacccccctaaaagccgaccaccgatcctccaacaagtggtatcagagcgaggccgctctccattggactaaccgccaaggaagcaaagatgaccggcttgattgaaccgccaaagcttgaaggtagaagcttatgggacatcacatattggatgatgaagatggaggtcttcttcaacactgattggaacaccatgatggtggtcaaagagtcgtttgaagtcccaaaggacaagaaagggaagaagctccgaccacgacattggacggaggagcaaacctctcggtcaaaggcaaacgaaaaggtaatatctatattaattgatattttgccttatgacgtaatgagccttgtaggtaaatacgagaatgctcacgatttgtggagcaagataaagaaggctcaatgggaagaacctatgcatacacaagaagaagaaaaatccgaagaaacggatgaagaagctcaagtagaggaggagcaatcggaaggtgaagagcactcaacttccgaggagaaagaggagaaggatgaagaaatgtcatccactagtgtggatgaggagacatcctcaaaggttgaagaacaatccaagacaagcgaagaagaagaagtcttggaaatcaacctagcaagcacctccaccgaagtgaagtcaaaagaccatataatatgcttcgggtgcaatgagaaggggcactacaagagtagatgtccattgggtaagaagaaggtaactcctaaacccaatcaagttattttgaatattaacatgggttgtaggaataaagaagcccaaaagaagaaatggcacatagtgtgcttcacgtgtggtgagcggggtcattaccacaccaaatgcccaaagaagaaagaaatcaagaagttggcgcatttgaagaaatgggagaagaagaggagctcaagtcaaaggggagcttcaagggtaagagaggtataccctaatttgaaatgtaatgcaaattcttatgttctcatgcatgctaggaaaaataatgattatcattatgtagcaatgaaaaattttggatttagatatcatgatcagaatagggtaaatgtggatcataaccctaggaaatctatgcatgataaatttagaaatggtagacctaaggagacccaaggcattaatcccaagaaggggagacatatgcctagaaagggtaggtctaggaatgtccaaggtggacatgttgactctagggttaggaacctagaaagggagaatcaagctttgaaggcaaagattaatggtttagagaaattccttaagagattcactattggatctaagggattaagtatgatgttgggtagccaaaaacccaacaatgatagattgggcttgggatactgatctagtccctccaaggtcaaaaggagaccatgtgctagggtggcacatgataagggcaagggagagtcatccaaggccaataaaaagaaatatgctagggttgcatatgattatggaaaggatgatgtgtccaaggtcaagaagataaggagatcttctaagggacatcattgtggtttggtcacaatagatgagtcacctagggaggtgactaaggtaaagagctctagggggagctccaagagtcaatttgggacccatggccaatggatctcaggtgggttctacttgggggtctagaggagccatggagtgtgccaagtggtttagagacggacttgagtctcaaacctagggaattggcacacatggtttgtgtttcatgcaagaaatatgacaattggggtcatattgcatgataattgattttagatgtatagatgtcatacaaaccaatgctagggatgcattgtgggttgttatgggcaaatacatcaaaaggaagccaaaactaggactttaggtcaaggttcaattgaaccatttagctagttttggattttgtgtcaatcttgggattggtaatagatacatttcgtaatgtatttttcccaagtagacaagggtacaatagacctctccacaaaatttgggaatttttggaggtctagggaatttctggtgcatttctgaaggtggcctgaaaaggctgattttttcagaaatagggtaccagtcgactggtacagataccagtcgactggtaacaatgtttttgagcacagaatggttctgtaagctcattttgacgagggcagACGACTGGTgccgatatcagtcgactggtaacagtatttttcgaccacagaatgtttctgtaaggttctgtcgaagggggcagtcgactggcacttggggcagtcgactgataccagtctgaaactgttttcagtattagtttgtgaccatgtcaactcacttagatgtatgagatccaaggAGGATTAATACataagtttagggtcagtttggatgataagttttcaacaattgggatattgttggagaactttttggatgttaggcaaagggggagaattaaggtttagttgggaaaacctttagtgcctttgcgtagggggagccttgggataggttctttaaaaagccttgtgataaaatcctagctcaatggggagcgtaggtttagggggagccttgtgataggttccaatgcatgtttgcattttgtttcggcggttgccaagtgtgtagccttggcaatgtaattccattcggcggtgtaagtccaagtgtgtagccttggcatcgtaagtccattgtattagtatgtttatttgctatttgttttccctaacttaaatgtattgccaaacaccaaaaagggggggattgttggagcaatcccaatggttcgtgggaccatgtgttttggtgtttgggcaaagggtttaagttaggtttacccttgttatttgatatgtgtacttgagttgtgcaggactgcaggtgacacatgtgactcaggttgacggcttcgggtccggtgaaggatggagcatccgagggaccgtggacaaggcagcaaggacaatggccgagggaagcgacttcgaggcatacgcgaaggatggcattggagacaagccgcgggcttggatgcatccgagggacgagagccaaaggaagtaggcttgaaggcaagaggtcaaggttgcaaagaagagtcaaatgagtcgtgagggtacgagtgcataagagattgtactcggagtaaaatcctagttttagggttttactgtagcggcactgtagcgcactgtagcagttactgtagcgtactgtagcagtcgactggtgtatggaccagtcgactgatgcactgtagcagatagccgttgagagagtcgttgggctagcatcagtcgactggtgcaaggaccagtcgactggtaacgggcaaatcaggttctgatttgttccaagctctataagaaggagcttggtatggtcggccaaggtgccgaaattagacttggttaaagcctaattagtagtcaccaaagtgctcaatgttcccttgtgtccaagtgttgttggtgagtgttgtggtgaggtttctccacccacaaggaggttgagctagccggagtttgccggggactaatccaccgacggattgagggatcgtccaccttacggacacgccgtggagtaggagcaagttatctctgaaccacgtaaacgaacgtgttagcggtttgcatttccattcttgtatttagtgtttagctttctatttgtgtttgtttgtattccgctgcgctaacatcataggaagcaacgatttgggggtgtcgtctatccaaccccccttcaagccgaccaccgatcctccAATAAGGAGGAGGGGTCGTCGCCGGCATTGCGAGGGTGACGGcgagagagaaggagaagaaaagggCAGAGTGGTGGAGGCGGGCGGCGAGCCTCGACGCCGGCGAGGCGAGGAGTGTGGGAGGGAGAAAGAAGGAGTTGGCGGCGAACCCAGTTCCACGAACGAACCACCCTCCCCCCCTCCTCGTTTCTGTGAACAGTGCCCTAAAAGGGCTTCTTCCATCCCCTTGACCAAAGTACCCTTCCCCTCTCCTCTTATTTCCTCTATGCCCTTCTCCCATTATCCGTATCACAAgcttccccttcaagtctagtcgaaggaggcgctagtccgactgactagaccgaGCCAAACGAAAAACAAAATCGCTACTAAATGTCGAGTCATATCGCGGGACCTGTCATATAACGTTGAACGAGTAGCTGTGGCGATGTCGAGCAAGTGACTCAAATAATACCAAGCGAGCAACGAAAATTTGAGTGCGACCAGGAAAGTGCTGACCGAGCGACGATAAATCGCGACCGGGAAATAGAGTGACGAATCGACGAGCGAAGCCGTGAGCGCGACCGGGACGGTGTCGACCAAGCCATAGTAAATCGCGACCTGACAGTAAAGAGCGAGATCGAGCGAGTGCCGACTGAGCGAGTGCTGACCGagcgagtgccgaccgagcgatAATGAATCCGAGTGACAGTGAATCACGACCTGGCATGAAGAGCAAGACCGAGCGAGTGTCGACTGAGCGATAGTAAATCACGACCTAACAGTAGAGAGACTGATCGACGAGCGAAGCCGTAAGCGCGACCGAGAAGGTGCCGACCGAGTGATGATAAACCGCGACCGGGAAagtagagagaatgatggacacACCAATGCATGAGCGCGACCAAGAAAACCCTTAAGTGATAGGCCGATCAGCATAAAGCGAGTAGCCGAGTGGTACCAGCGAGTGATCGAGCAAACGAACAAGCAAAAACAATGAGCGAAACGTGAATGACGAGGATCGAGCAACAGCAATGAACAAAACGCGGATGATAAGTGCTGAGCCGAGCGGTGAGTATGATGAGTGTCGATCGGGCCACAGCGATGAGCGAAACGCGGATGAGAAGTGCTAAACAGAGCGGCGAGTGAACCGGTGAGCGCCGATCGGGCAAAATCGATGAGTGAAACGTGGATGATGAGTGCTGACCAGAGCGACGAGTGAAGTGATGaatgccgaccgagcaacagcaGTGAGCGGAACGTGGGAGCTGAGTGCCCGGCAGAGCGGCAAGTAAAGCGAGTAGGACGAGTGTCATGCAGAGCTGCGAGTGAGTGATGAGcgccgactgagaggtcgttgggcgtgagagcatgctcacttataactcgcactggggcgagagtctggtacagccgaccgagcagctcggtcgttgggcgtgagagcagagctcacttataactcgcactggggcgagagtctgggatagccaaCCGAGCAGCTCGTTGGGGGGGTTGAGCGTGAgagcagtgctcacttataactcgtgaccgaggCGAGAGTTCGATGTACCACCGGcacggtcattgggcgtgagcagagctcacttataactcgcaccgggCGAGAGTTCGACACCACCGAAgttgggcgtgagagcgagctcacttataaatcGCCCGGGCGAGTTCGAGGACCGACCGAGCAGcttcgttgggcgtgagagcagagctcacttataactcgcactggggcgagagtctgggacagccgaccgagcagctcggtcgttgggcgtgagagcagagctcacttataactcgcactggggcgagagtctgggacagccgaccgagcagctcggtcgttggccgtgagagcatgctcacttataactcgcactggggcgagagtctgggacaccgacctgtcGATCGTTGGgattgagagcatgctcacttataactcgcactggggtgagagtctggaggcgtgagagcagagctcacttatatcATATTTCTCCAAGACGATTCGCGTGTTCATGATCAAATATCAATTAGATATTTAACGGAGAAATATCAATTGATTAGATATCAAATATCAATTGACTTGAGAAAGGAGATGTTAAATTCCACGGCGTCATTATGCTTGTAGTGTGGTTGTGTGGGGATAAAAGGAAAAGGGGCATATAAATACTTTAATCTCAGATCCATTGAACACTCCAGCAATGTTTGCATTCACTGTTTGGCTTCTGGAAGGGGCAATCTAATTGAGATGTGTTTAGATTTTTGTACATTTCCTCAAGCTCAAGTAGACCAAAACTGAGTGAGGAAGGAGGTTCAGTGAGTCTGATCGATCCAGTTAAATCAGTGAGAGTCAAATCAGTTCAGTTGAGTCATAAAGCCATATTCGATCTACTAGTGAGAACAGCATAATTACACGGCCAATCGTGTTTAGCTCAcagcaaaaataataataataataactggaCATCCATCAAAGTTTCGATCTTTTATCTCTATCTTGTAGCTTCTCTGGCACTCGTCGACGGTCCCAGCGACGACGCGTCATTTGCAGTCGCAGCTCCATTGGCGAAGCGCTGCAGCTGCAGCATTCGCGCGTAGCTCCCGTCGGGATGGTGTTTGAGCAGGTGCGAGTGCGTTCCTTGCTCCACCACCTTCCCATCGTCGATCACTGCGATCACGTGAGCGTTCCTTACCGACGCAAGGCGGTGCGCCACCGCGATGGTGGTTCGTTCCGTCCCCGACCGCTCGAGTGCATCCTGCACGCTCCTTTCGGACTCTGCGTCCAGTGCGCTCGTTGCCTCATCCAGCAGCAGTATCGGCGCCTTCTTCACTAGTGCCCGTGCCACGGCTACTCTCTGCCTCTGTCCGCCCGATAGCTGCACCCCTCGCTCCCCGAGCCATGTCCTGTACCCGTCGGGCAATGCCGATATGAACTTGTGCGCGTTGGCCAGCGTCGCGGCCTCCACCACTTCTGCCTCCGTCGCTGCCTCCCTCCCGTATGCGATGTTCTCAAAGATGGTTGAAGCAAACAAGCATGGCTCCTGAGGCACCACTGCGATCGCCTGACGCAGCGCCTTCAAGTTGTACTTTTTTATGTCCTTCCCGTCGATGAGCACGCGGCCCAATGTCGGCTCGTAGAACCTTTGGACCAACGAAATGACGGAGCTCTTCCCGCAGCCGCTCGGGCCGACAAGAGCGAGCATCTTTCCTGCGGGGGCACGCAGTGTGAGATCGCAGAGCACAGGCAAGTTTGTGCAGGATGGATAAGCAAAGTCTACGTGCTTGAGCTCGACCTCGCCACGGATGCAGCCAGGTAGAGGAGTGGCGTCGGGATCATCAGGCTCAATTTCGGTTTGGCAGTCGATCAGCTCGAACACGGATCGCAGGGCGCAGCTGCCCTTGATGAAGTCAGGTGCGAGGGAGAGGGCCTCGGCGACACCGTTAGCTGAGACCATGAGGATCATGAACACGCAAATCGTCTTGGAGAAATCTGATATCCCACGCCTCCAGACTGGtcaacctacttgactcttcttcacatcgaactggtcaaccttgaccatagaggaattgtatcaacaatctccccaaacggacgattgcatctgcaatctccatgtattgtaaacatcgaaacccaaacatcaagactcaagcttgagcaaaCTCAAGCTTTGTTAACCAggtaaaccttgacctaaagatattgcaccaacaatcttcccctttttgatgtttgacaatatctttaagttaggttaatctcatagcctcaacttcctttcatgccaaggcatgaatgagggtttccttcattctccccctttcctagaggacaaactccctctttaggtaataaaGGTCTAaattaaaccctacattctccccctattgacatacatcaaaaactctctccCTGAAGAGTTAATCACCGTTATTCATAACTCCACTTATTGTGTTCAACACTATAATAAAGGtcgcatacccttcattatcctcaaAGCTCACCCTTGAGTATTAACTAattcaacaatgaaggtctcatacccttcattatccttcaaTGCTCACCCTCGAGCATAAACAATTGAACAATGAAGATTTCCTCTATCCATTGTGTttaaaatgctcaaccttgagcatttacgctaaggaaggttgaccaccttccaaggtgtatgaaaaaattgattttcatgtccttaaagagtaactccccctaaaggcatgcccatgacttctgtcattgcaccaacaatgacttggaatccctaaacctttaggaaatctaaaattagaagttttgaggtttaagtatcaatatttgaatgcaaacctcaacctaaacttcaacttagtctttcttaaccaatctgtccttgttctcatcatgaaaactcctcctaaatgtatacaaatgtgtgttAAGGGGTCAATAATGGTTATCTagactaaaaataatttaaaatgctAAAATCAAGTTTTCCCTgccaaaatcagcattttcaatcgattggggttatgtctcaatcgattgaacccgattcaatcgatccatggattgattcaGGAAGTGTGAATCGATTGGGGAAttgatccagtgagcttctgcttgCAAAAAcaaccttctcaatcgatcacccgatcgattgaggtacttcaatcgatcgagtgatcgattaaAGCACTGAAagtctgaaattcaatttcagtgaatttcagaaactccccaaaaattctacaaaattctaaaaatcatgaaaattcatgtagacattacttagggtatacactatcaagtaaaaatagttttctaagaaaatactttctatttttaaagattggcacaaacttgaaaacttgtaaaaactttagtattttcttctagtttgtgtt
It contains:
- the LOC122027769 gene encoding ABC transporter B family member 1-like; translated protein: MILMVSANGVAEALSLAPDFIKGSCALRSVFELIDCQTEIEPDDPDATPLPGCIRGEVELKHVDFAYPSCTNLPVLCDLTLRAPAGKMLALVGPSGCGKSSVISLVQRFYEPTLGRVLIDGKDIKKYNLKALRQAIAVVPQEPCLFASTIFENIAYGREAATEAEVVEAATLANAHKFISALPDGYRTWLGERGVQLSGGQRQRVAVARALVKKAPILLLDEATSALDAESERSVQDALERSGTERTTIAVAHRLASVRNAHVIAVIDDGKVVEQGTHSHLLKHHPDGSYARMLQLQRFANGAATANDASSLGPSTSAREATR